The following is a genomic window from Amycolatopsis cihanbeyliensis.
GTTCAGGTCCACGCCCAGTCGCGCGTTGTCCGCGTCCGCGCACTGCGCCGGGGTGGCACCCTCTCCGTCGGTGACCCGGCAGTTCTTGCGCTTGTACTCGGTGATGTAGCTGCGTGAGATGTCGAAGCCGTCCGGGTTGACGATCGGCACCACGATGATGCGTGCCTGCCGTAGCAGGCCGGTGATCCGCGGGTCCTCGCCCTCGGACCGCACCAGGTCGATGGCGAACTCCATGGCCACCTCGGCGGTCGGCCATTCCCGGGCATGATGGTTGCCAACCAGGAGGAAAACCGGCCTGCCGTCCCGCGCCGCGACGTTATGTCCTATCTCGACACCCCGGACCGTCTTGCCCAGCAACGACTTGTGCGGCAACTCGATCGGCTTGACCAGATCAGGGCGCTCGGCGACCAGCCCGGCCAGCTCGGTGCCGTAGTCGGCGTAGGTCCGGTAGGTGTTGCGCCCGCTCGGCAGGTCCGAGGGTGCCATCGTGCGGGCACGTGCCTCGTCCTCGGCGAGCACCTCCCTGGTGTGTGCCGCCAGGTCCGGGATCACCACCGTGTAGTCGAAACCTGCCTGCCGCAGGCGCCGCATGTCCTGCTGCCCGTGCGCGAAAACCTCGACCGACCCCGCCGTGCGATGCTCCGCGAGGTCGAGCCCGGTGCCGACCAGGTCCGCCACCCGTTCCTCGCTCGGTGTGCTGACTCGCAGCAGCGACACCACCTCGGGCTCCGGCGCCCGCGCCGTCGCGGCGGGTACCGTCCCGGCGCCCAGCACGCCGGTGAGCAGCATGGCGCCGGCCGCGAGCATGCCGGTGACCGTCGTGAATCCGCGCCCCATGAATCGCACTGGCATACCCCGCACCTCCGTTGTGAATCACCCGGTCCCGCAAGAAACATAGGAGGTTTCGTTAGCCACCCGAAAGGTCCGTTCGGGCTGCTACGAAAGTCGGTCTCAGGGTTGGCTCGGGTCGAGTTCCGGGGTCGGTTAAGGGAACTGCCCCGATGTGCGCGCGACCCCGGCCGGCAACCATGGAGTCATGACGAACAGCGTGTACTCGCCGGAAACCGGGACCAAAAAGCTGCGGCGCAGCTCGACCGACAAGATGATCGCGGGCGTCTGCGGGGGCTGGGCCCGGCTGCTCGGCGTCGACGCGGCCATCCTGCGGATCCTGCTGGTGGCGGCCACCATCTTCGGCGTCGGCACCCCGGTGCTGATCTACGCGGCCTGCTGGATCCTGATGCCGGAGGACAAGGCCTGAACGTCAACCGGAAGTTGACGACATAGTGTGCGTCAACCTACTGTTGACGCATGACCGAACCCATGCGGATGACCAGCCCTGTCCGGCTGGACGACCTGATCGACGCCATCAAGAAGGTGCACACCGACGTTCTCGACCAGCTCTCCGACGCGGTACTCGCCGCCGATCATCTCGGCGAGATCGCCGACCACCTGATCGGCCACTTCGTGGACCAGGCCCGGCGCACGGGCGTGTCCTGGACCGAGATCGGCAAGAGCATGGGGGTGAGCAAGCAGGCGGCGCAGAAACGCTTCGTCCCGAAGGACGAGCCGTCCACCCTGGACCCCGAGGAGGGGTTCAGCCGGTTCACCGCGCGGGCACGGAACGCGGTGCTGGCGGCGCACAACGCGGCCCACGCGGCGGGTAACGGCGAGGTTCGGCCCGAGCATCTGGCACTGGGGCTGCTGAGCGAGCCGGAGGGGCTCGCCGCCAAGGCGATCGTGGCCCAGGGGGTGCCGCTGGCGGCCGTCGAAACCGCCGCGAGGGCCGCGCTCCCCGAGCGCGCAAGCGAGGTGCCCGACCTCGTCCCGTACGGCTCACCGGCCAAGAAGGCGCTGGAACTCACCTTCCGCGAGGCGTTGCGGCTGGGGCACAACTACATCGGGACCGAGCACATGCTGCTCGCGCTGCTGGAGTTCGAGGACGGCGCGGGTGTGCTCAGCGGGCTGGGCATCGGCAAGGACGCCACCGAGGAACACGTCCTCGCCATGCTGCCCGGCGGGCAGTGAGCCCAAAACGAAGGCCCGGGGGCGCCGTAGCACCTCCGGGCCTTCGTCGAGCAGTAGCCGGACTTCCGGGTTACGAGATCAGAAGTCCATGCCGCCCATGCCGCCGGTGGGGTCGCCACCGCCGGCGCCGGCCTTCTCCTTCTCCGGCTTGTCCGCGATCACGGCTTCGGTGGTCAGGAACAGCGCGGCGATGGAGGCGGCGTTCTGCAGCGCGGAACGGGTGACCTTGGTCGGGTCCGGCACGCCGGCGGCGAGCAGGTCCTCGTACTCACCCGTGGCGGCGTTCAGGCCGTGACCCTGCGGCAGGGTCTTGACCTTCTCCACCACGACGCCGCCCTCGAGGCCGGCGTTCACCGCGATCTGCTTGAGCGGGGCCTCCACCGCGACCTTCACGATGCTGGCACCGGTCGCCTCGTCGCCCTCGAGCTTGAGGCCGGCGAACGCGGCCTCGGCGGCCTGCAGCAGGGCCACGCCACCACCGGCGACGATGCCCTCCTCGACGGCGGCCTTGGCGTTGCGCACCGCGTCCTCGATGCGGTGCTTGCGCTCCTTGAGCTCCACCTCGGTGGCGGCACCGGCACGGATGACGGCGACGCCGCCCGCCAGCTTCGCCAGGCGCTCCTGCAGCTTCTCCCGGTCGTAGTCGGAGTCGCTGTTCTCGATCTCGGCGCGGATCTGGTTGACCCGGCCCTGGATCTGGTCCGCGTCGCCGGAACCCTCGACGATGGTGGTCTCGTCCTTGGTGATGACGGCCTTGCGGGCCTTGCCCAGCAGGGACAGGTCGGCGTTCTCCAGCTTGAGGCCGACGTCCTCGGTGATGACCTGGCCACCGGTCAGGATCGCGATGTCCTGCAGGATGGCCTTGCGGCGGTCACCGAAGCCCGGCGCCTTGACGGCAACGGACTTGAAGGTGCCCTGGATCTTGTTGACGATGAGGGTGGCCAGCGCCTGGCCCTCGACGTCCTCGGCAATGATCAGCAGCGGCTTGCCGGACTGGATGACCTTCTCCAGCAGCGGCACGACGTCCTTGACGTTGGAGATCTTGGAGCCGTAGAGCAGGATGTAGGGGTCCTCCAGCTCCGCCTCCTGACGCTCCGCGTCGGTGACGAAGTAGCCGGAGATGTAGCCCTTGTCGAAGCGCATACCCTCGGTCAGCTCGAGCTCGAGGCCGAAGGTGTTGGACTCCTCGACGGTGACGACGCCTTCCTTGCCGACCTTGTCCAGCGCCTCGGCGATCAGGTCACCGATGGTGCGGTCGGCGGCCGAGATCGAGGCGGTGGCAGCGATCTGCTCCTTGGTCTCGACCTCCTTCGCCATCTTGTGCAGCTGCTCGGTCACGGCCTCGACGGCCTGCTCGATGCCCCGCTTGAGGGCGATCGGGTCGGCGCCGGCGGCTACGTTGCGCAGCCCTTCCTTGACCAGGGACTGAGCCAGCACGGTGGCGGTGGTGGTGCCGTCACCCGCGACGTCGTCGGTCTTCTTGGCAACTTCCTTGACGAGCTCGGCCCCGATCTTCTCCCACGGGTCCTCGAGCTCGATCTCCTTGGCGATGGAGACACCGTCATTGGTGATGGTCGGCGCGCCCCACTTCTTCTCGAGCACGACGTTGCGGCCCCTCGGGCCGAGCGTCACCTTGACGGCTTCGGCGAGGGTGTTCAGGCCGCGCTCAAGACCGCGGCGGGCGTCCTCGTCGAACGCGATCAATTTGGCCATTGCGGTGTGGTCCTCCGGTATTGGGCGCTACGAACGGCCCGCTCGTCACTGCGAGCGAACCGAGGTAACAGGACACGTCCTCGGCCAGGCTCGGTGCCCGCGACGGACGACCGGCTCGTGTACCCGAACCCGGCCTCACCGTCCCGACCTTCAGGCGGGCGGCCGGTCGGCCACCCGTCTGGCACTCGACGGCGCCGAGTGCCAAGTTCGGTTTTAGCACTCTCCGGGTGAGAGTGCAAGAAAGCCCCGCCGAGTACCCGGCTCAGTTGGTGGGGACCACCGGAATGGACTCCGGCGGCTCGTTGCCCACCGACGAGCTGGGCGGGGTGCTCGGCTGCGAGCCGCCAGGACCCACCGGGATGTCCGGTGCCGACCGAGTGGTCTCCTGGGGTGGGTTCTGCCCGCCCTCGTTGCCCTCGCCACCAAGGGCGA
Proteins encoded in this region:
- a CDS encoding M14 family metallopeptidase, whose translation is MPVRFMGRGFTTVTGMLAAGAMLLTGVLGAGTVPAATARAPEPEVVSLLRVSTPSEERVADLVGTGLDLAEHRTAGSVEVFAHGQQDMRRLRQAGFDYTVVIPDLAAHTREVLAEDEARARTMAPSDLPSGRNTYRTYADYGTELAGLVAERPDLVKPIELPHKSLLGKTVRGVEIGHNVAARDGRPVFLLVGNHHAREWPTAEVAMEFAIDLVRSEGEDPRITGLLRQARIIVVPIVNPDGFDISRSYITEYKRKNCRVTDGEGATPAQCADADNARLGVDLNRNYGVNWGGVGASTNPASQTYRGAGPFSEPEVRNVVDLVSERQVTSLQSVHNYGGLVLRPPQQSTTPLTADEETYAAIGADLGDATGYHSIPSYQLYDTSGSTGEWAYFTTGTFGFEFELGGNNFHIPYQRGVIDQYFGTGSATGADGGVREALLRQFEVAADRQYHSVITGKAPRGARLSLEKTFTQYTAPVLRPDGSAGHRLPFHNRLTSTMTASGAFTWDVNPSVRPDRTGHTIAESWTLRCARPNGTVLQEVRVTAERGERVSVDLSRCAARWRR
- the groL gene encoding chaperonin GroEL (60 kDa chaperone family; promotes refolding of misfolded polypeptides especially under stressful conditions; forms two stacked rings of heptamers to form a barrel-shaped 14mer; ends can be capped by GroES; misfolded proteins enter the barrel where they are refolded when GroES binds); this translates as MAKLIAFDEDARRGLERGLNTLAEAVKVTLGPRGRNVVLEKKWGAPTITNDGVSIAKEIELEDPWEKIGAELVKEVAKKTDDVAGDGTTTATVLAQSLVKEGLRNVAAGADPIALKRGIEQAVEAVTEQLHKMAKEVETKEQIAATASISAADRTIGDLIAEALDKVGKEGVVTVEESNTFGLELELTEGMRFDKGYISGYFVTDAERQEAELEDPYILLYGSKISNVKDVVPLLEKVIQSGKPLLIIAEDVEGQALATLIVNKIQGTFKSVAVKAPGFGDRRKAILQDIAILTGGQVITEDVGLKLENADLSLLGKARKAVITKDETTIVEGSGDADQIQGRVNQIRAEIENSDSDYDREKLQERLAKLAGGVAVIRAGAATEVELKERKHRIEDAVRNAKAAVEEGIVAGGGVALLQAAEAAFAGLKLEGDEATGASIVKVAVEAPLKQIAVNAGLEGGVVVEKVKTLPQGHGLNAATGEYEDLLAAGVPDPTKVTRSALQNAASIAALFLTTEAVIADKPEKEKAGAGGGDPTGGMGGMDF
- a CDS encoding PspC domain-containing protein; translated protein: MTNSVYSPETGTKKLRRSSTDKMIAGVCGGWARLLGVDAAILRILLVAATIFGVGTPVLIYAACWILMPEDKA
- a CDS encoding Clp protease N-terminal domain-containing protein — protein: MTEPMRMTSPVRLDDLIDAIKKVHTDVLDQLSDAVLAADHLGEIADHLIGHFVDQARRTGVSWTEIGKSMGVSKQAAQKRFVPKDEPSTLDPEEGFSRFTARARNAVLAAHNAAHAAGNGEVRPEHLALGLLSEPEGLAAKAIVAQGVPLAAVETAARAALPERASEVPDLVPYGSPAKKALELTFREALRLGHNYIGTEHMLLALLEFEDGAGVLSGLGIGKDATEEHVLAMLPGGQ